The Streptomyces aurantiacus genome includes a region encoding these proteins:
- a CDS encoding GtrA family protein: MSHAQQLDAPRPRARRPKAPEVLGFAAAGLLAYAADLALFLWLRGPAGLDPLTAKSLSFVAGCSVAYAGNALGTYRHASRSLSQYGIFFVVNIAGALVQLLCILVSHYGLGFTSPRADTVSGAGIGMVLATVLRFWGTRTLVFRGEGRVGSWTG, from the coding sequence GTGAGCCACGCACAGCAGCTGGACGCCCCCCGGCCACGGGCCCGGCGCCCCAAGGCCCCGGAAGTGCTCGGCTTCGCCGCCGCCGGGCTCCTCGCGTACGCCGCCGACCTCGCCCTCTTCCTCTGGTTGCGCGGCCCGGCCGGCCTGGACCCGCTGACCGCCAAATCGCTGTCGTTCGTGGCGGGCTGCTCGGTCGCCTACGCGGGCAACGCGCTCGGCACCTACCGGCACGCCTCCAGGAGCCTCTCCCAGTACGGGATCTTCTTCGTCGTGAACATCGCGGGCGCCCTGGTCCAGCTGCTGTGCATCCTGGTCAGCCACTACGGTCTCGGGTTCACCTCCCCGCGCGCGGACACCGTGTCGGGCGCCGGAATCGGCATGGTGCTCGCCACCGTCCTGCGTTTTTGGGGTACCCGGACATTGGTTTTCCGAGGCGAGGGCAGAGTCGGATCATGGACTGGCTGA
- a CDS encoding TetR/AcrR family transcriptional regulator, with protein MPATNDSAPGPDGPAEPEVPGPARTPAKSEQTRALILETAMRLFQERGYEKTTMRAIAKEAGVSVGNAYYYFAGKEHLIQGFYDRLAAEHRIAVREVLEQEKDLEARIAGVLKTWLDVAKPYHEFAVQFFKNAADPDSPLSPFSAESEHAREEAIGVCREVLSGSKAKVPEELREVLPELLWLSQMGLVLYWIFDRTEGRERSYRLAERGARLTSLGVTLARFRVLRPLVREVHELFTDFLPGMTNALPDPGRKSAR; from the coding sequence GTGCCAGCAACGAATGACAGCGCCCCCGGCCCGGACGGTCCCGCGGAGCCCGAGGTCCCCGGCCCCGCGCGGACGCCCGCCAAGAGCGAGCAGACCCGGGCCCTGATCCTGGAGACGGCGATGCGCCTGTTCCAGGAGCGGGGTTACGAGAAGACGACGATGCGGGCCATCGCCAAGGAGGCCGGGGTCTCCGTCGGCAACGCGTACTACTACTTCGCCGGCAAGGAACACCTGATCCAGGGCTTCTACGACCGGCTCGCGGCCGAGCACCGGATCGCGGTCCGTGAGGTCCTGGAGCAGGAGAAGGACCTGGAGGCGCGGATCGCCGGAGTCCTGAAGACATGGCTGGACGTGGCGAAGCCGTACCACGAGTTCGCGGTGCAGTTCTTCAAGAACGCCGCCGATCCGGACAGCCCGCTCAGCCCGTTCTCGGCCGAGTCGGAGCACGCGCGCGAGGAGGCCATCGGGGTCTGCCGGGAGGTGCTCAGCGGCTCGAAGGCGAAGGTGCCGGAGGAACTGCGTGAGGTCCTTCCCGAGTTGCTGTGGCTCTCCCAGATGGGTCTGGTCCTGTACTGGATCTTCGACCGCACGGAGGGCCGCGAGCGCAGCTACCGCCTCGCCGAGCGCGGCGCCCGCCTCACCTCGCTCGGCGTGACCCTGGCCCGTTTCCGAGTTCTGCGGCCCCTGGTCCGCGAGGTGCACGAACTGTTCACGGACTTCCTGCCGGGGATGACGAACGCACTGCCCGACCCCGGCAGGAAATCCGCGAGGTAG
- a CDS encoding decaprenyl-phosphate phosphoribosyltransferase: MAETALLERTRGKQTAPRKSGLLKGLIRTARPKQWVKNVLVIAAPAAAGELFSRHALTQVALVFVLFTACAASVYLVNDARDADADRAHPVKRHRPVAAGQVPVPVAYCVGIVLALVAPTAAAFLCSPVTSALLTAYLGLQFAYCLSLKHVLVVDLAVVTTGFLMRAMIGGVALDIPLSRWFLITTGFGALFMVSAKRYSEAVQMAGKAGATRALLTEYTTGYLRFVWQLAASVAVLGYCLWALEEGGVPHTSVLPWRQLSMIAFILAVLRYAVFADRGTAGEPEDVILRDRALAVIGVAWLTMYGLAVANW; encoded by the coding sequence ATGGCTGAGACGGCCCTCCTGGAGAGGACACGCGGGAAACAGACCGCTCCGCGGAAAAGTGGCCTCCTGAAGGGGCTGATCAGGACCGCCCGGCCCAAACAGTGGGTCAAGAACGTGCTCGTGATCGCGGCCCCGGCCGCCGCGGGCGAACTCTTCTCACGGCACGCCCTCACTCAAGTCGCGCTCGTGTTCGTACTGTTCACGGCCTGTGCGGCGAGCGTCTACCTGGTCAACGACGCGCGGGACGCCGACGCCGACCGCGCCCACCCGGTCAAGCGCCACCGGCCGGTCGCCGCCGGGCAGGTGCCCGTACCGGTCGCCTACTGCGTGGGCATCGTGCTCGCCCTCGTCGCCCCGACCGCGGCCGCCTTCCTGTGCTCGCCGGTGACCTCGGCGCTGCTGACCGCCTACCTGGGCCTGCAGTTCGCGTACTGCCTCAGCCTCAAGCACGTCCTGGTCGTCGATCTCGCCGTGGTGACCACCGGATTCCTGATGCGGGCCATGATCGGAGGGGTCGCGCTCGACATCCCGCTGTCCCGCTGGTTCCTCATCACGACCGGCTTCGGCGCCCTCTTCATGGTGTCCGCCAAGCGCTACTCGGAAGCCGTCCAGATGGCCGGCAAAGCGGGCGCCACGCGCGCGTTGCTCACCGAGTACACCACCGGCTACCTGCGCTTCGTCTGGCAGCTCGCCGCCTCGGTCGCCGTCCTCGGCTACTGCCTGTGGGCCCTGGAAGAGGGCGGTGTGCCGCACACCAGCGTGCTGCCCTGGAGACAGTTGTCGATGATCGCCTTCATCCTCGCCGTCCTGCGGTACGCGGTCTTCGCCGACCGGGGCACCGCCGGTGAACCGGAGGACGTGATCCTGCGCGACCGCGCGCTCGCCGTCATCGGCGTGGCATGGCTCACGATGTACGGCCTGGCGGTGGCCAACTGGTGA
- a CDS encoding metallophosphoesterase, with protein MVIVFLVLVLAVFAGLHWYLWRRMVRDTTARPGAARRVGTAVLVAGPVLMFAGFASERTGAPFWLQQVLTWPGFLWLALSIYLLLALLVGEVVRPLLRRALDRRPAPAADPVDVREAAPVPAGAPARETEHRSADESATPALTSTPSGTPAGAGPSSAAASPSGSAPGRADGPASATTGPSRRLFVSRVVGGAAAAAAVGTVGYGTYGVLRGPRVKRVTVPLAKLPRSAHGYRIAVVSDVHLGPVLGRGFAQKVVDTINSTQPDLIAVVGDLVDGSVKDLGPAAAPLAQLRARHGTFFVTGNHEYFSGAEEWVAHVRDLGMRPLENARTELADFDLAGVNDVAGEDEGEGPDFVKALGDRDRDRACVLLAHQPVQIHDAVDHGVDLQLSGHTHGGQLWPGNFIADLANPTLAGLERYGDTQLYVSRGAGAWGPPTRVGAPSDITVVELASRQA; from the coding sequence GTGGTCATCGTGTTCCTGGTCCTGGTCCTGGCGGTGTTCGCAGGGCTGCACTGGTACCTCTGGCGCCGGATGGTGCGCGACACCACGGCGCGGCCGGGTGCCGCCAGACGGGTGGGCACGGCCGTCCTCGTGGCCGGGCCCGTACTCATGTTCGCGGGGTTTGCCTCCGAGCGGACCGGTGCGCCGTTCTGGCTGCAGCAGGTGCTGACCTGGCCCGGATTCCTGTGGCTGGCGCTGTCGATCTACCTCCTGCTGGCGCTGCTGGTCGGCGAGGTCGTCCGGCCGCTGCTGCGGAGGGCTCTGGACCGGCGTCCGGCTCCCGCGGCGGACCCGGTGGACGTACGCGAGGCCGCGCCCGTGCCCGCCGGAGCGCCCGCCCGGGAGACCGAGCACCGGTCCGCCGACGAGTCAGCCACGCCTGCCCTCACCTCCACCCCGTCCGGGACCCCCGCCGGAGCCGGGCCGTCGTCCGCGGCCGCGTCGCCGTCCGGCAGCGCGCCCGGGCGCGCCGACGGGCCGGCGTCCGCGACGACGGGCCCCTCGCGCCGGCTGTTCGTGTCGCGTGTGGTGGGCGGGGCCGCCGCGGCCGCCGCCGTGGGCACCGTGGGGTACGGGACGTACGGCGTCCTGCGCGGGCCCCGGGTGAAGCGCGTCACCGTGCCCCTGGCCAAGCTGCCGAGGTCCGCTCACGGCTACCGGATCGCCGTCGTCAGCGACGTGCACCTCGGGCCGGTGCTGGGGCGCGGATTCGCCCAGAAGGTCGTCGACACGATCAACTCCACCCAGCCCGACCTGATCGCGGTCGTGGGCGACCTCGTCGACGGCAGCGTCAAGGACCTCGGGCCCGCCGCGGCGCCGCTCGCGCAGTTGCGGGCGCGGCACGGGACGTTCTTCGTCACCGGGAACCACGAGTACTTCTCCGGTGCCGAGGAGTGGGTCGCGCACGTGCGTGACCTGGGGATGCGCCCGCTGGAGAACGCCCGCACCGAGCTGGCCGACTTCGACCTGGCCGGCGTCAACGACGTGGCCGGGGAGGACGAGGGCGAGGGCCCCGACTTCGTGAAGGCCCTCGGCGACCGGGACCGTGACCGGGCGTGCGTGCTGCTCGCCCACCAGCCGGTGCAGATCCATGACGCCGTGGACCACGGGGTCGACCTCCAGCTCTCCGGGCACACCCACGGCGGGCAGCTGTGGCCCGGCAACTTCATCGCGGACCTCGCCAATCCGACCCTCGCGGGACTGGAGCGCTACGGGGACACGCAGCTGTACGTGTCGCGGGGTGCGGGTGCCTGGGGGCCGCCCACGCGTGTGGGGGCGCCGTCGGACATCACCGTCGTGGAACTGGCCTCCAGGCAGGCCTGA
- a CDS encoding response regulator transcription factor, giving the protein MTAHEGATVLVVEDEPSIADVLTIALRYHRFQVMTAGTVRQALTLAERTRPDAALLDVMLPDGDGRALGRELRSLQPDLAVVFLTARDAPAEIVGALAFGDDYITKPFNIDEVTARITAVLRRTRPADVLPQRPPLRYGDLELDETTYSVHRAGRSVELTPTEYALLRFLVRNGGRIVPKEQLLRHVWQYEHSAESTVVETYISYLRRKLEALGAPVITTRRGVGYGLA; this is encoded by the coding sequence ATGACCGCTCATGAGGGGGCGACCGTCCTGGTCGTCGAGGACGAGCCGAGCATCGCGGACGTTCTGACCATCGCCCTGCGCTACCACCGCTTCCAGGTGATGACGGCGGGGACCGTCCGCCAGGCGCTGACGCTGGCCGAGCGCACGCGCCCGGACGCCGCGCTCCTCGACGTGATGCTCCCCGACGGCGACGGCCGGGCGCTGGGCCGCGAACTGCGTTCGCTCCAGCCCGACCTGGCCGTGGTGTTCCTGACCGCGCGGGACGCGCCCGCGGAGATCGTCGGCGCCCTCGCCTTCGGCGACGACTACATCACCAAGCCGTTCAACATCGACGAGGTGACCGCCCGGATCACCGCCGTGCTGCGCCGCACCCGCCCGGCCGACGTCCTGCCGCAGCGCCCGCCGCTGCGCTACGGCGACCTGGAACTGGACGAGACGACGTACTCGGTGCACCGCGCCGGCCGCTCGGTCGAGCTGACTCCCACCGAGTACGCCCTGCTGCGTTTCCTCGTGCGCAACGGCGGGCGGATCGTGCCCAAGGAGCAGCTCCTGCGGCATGTCTGGCAGTACGAGCACTCGGCGGAGTCGACCGTCGTGGAGACCTACATCAGCTATCTGCGGCGCAAGCTCGAAGCCCTCGGCGCCCCGGTGATCACGACCCGGCGCGGTGTCGGATACGGCCTCGCATGA
- a CDS encoding D-alanyl-D-alanine carboxypeptidase family protein, with product MPAMKKTAKSSLLVTSATLLSFSLALTVTATGPAAADDKPTPTPSATPSGSASPSSSASSDASTSPSATPPANMSTVGGAQLGRPGTQANLGAGAPVLPKGLSARSWIVADAESGAVLASHNAHWRLPPASTLKMLFADTLLPKFPKTQKHKVTSSDLAGVGAGSSMVGIKEDETYSVHDLWLGVFLRSGNDAVHVLSAMNKGVDQTVKDMNAHAEELQALDTNVVSPDGYDEKRQVSSAYDLTLFARSGLQRKDFREYCSTVRAKFPGETKKNKKGKTTRGSFEIQNTNRLMTGDYGLDAYKGIAGVKNGNTTNAGATFTGVAERDGKVLLVTVMNPEKEEHDEVYKETAKLLDWGFQASGKVDPVGELVPPKSADTGSQPGANASGEAGGSGDGEAGSAKPVAASAETSGSGGVGIALAITGGVLVLLAAGVFVINRRWPLPELMRRRR from the coding sequence GTGCCCGCCATGAAAAAGACCGCCAAGTCGTCCTTGCTGGTCACCTCCGCCACGCTGTTGTCGTTCTCGCTCGCGCTCACGGTGACCGCCACCGGGCCCGCCGCAGCGGACGACAAGCCGACCCCGACCCCGTCGGCGACACCCTCGGGCTCGGCATCGCCGTCGAGCAGCGCGTCGAGCGACGCGTCGACCAGTCCTTCGGCGACACCGCCGGCGAACATGTCGACCGTGGGCGGCGCCCAGCTCGGCCGGCCCGGGACCCAGGCGAACCTCGGCGCCGGCGCGCCGGTCCTCCCGAAGGGCCTGAGCGCCCGTTCCTGGATCGTCGCGGACGCCGAGTCCGGCGCGGTCCTGGCCTCGCACAACGCGCACTGGCGGCTGCCCCCGGCGAGCACCCTGAAGATGCTGTTCGCCGACACGCTGCTGCCCAAGTTCCCCAAGACGCAGAAGCACAAGGTCACGTCGTCCGACCTGGCCGGCGTCGGCGCGGGCTCCAGCATGGTGGGCATCAAGGAGGACGAGACGTACTCGGTCCACGACCTGTGGCTCGGCGTCTTCCTTCGCTCCGGCAACGACGCCGTCCACGTCCTGTCCGCCATGAACAAGGGCGTCGACCAGACCGTCAAGGACATGAACGCGCACGCCGAGGAACTCCAGGCGCTCGACACGAACGTGGTGAGCCCGGACGGCTACGACGAGAAGCGCCAGGTGTCGTCGGCGTACGACCTGACCCTGTTCGCCCGCTCCGGCCTGCAGAGGAAGGACTTCCGGGAGTACTGCTCGACGGTCCGCGCGAAGTTCCCCGGCGAGACCAAGAAGAACAAGAAGGGCAAGACCACCCGCGGGTCCTTCGAGATCCAGAACACCAACCGGCTGATGACCGGCGACTACGGTCTCGACGCCTACAAGGGCATCGCGGGTGTGAAGAACGGCAACACGACGAACGCGGGTGCGACCTTCACGGGGGTTGCCGAGCGCGACGGCAAGGTGCTGCTCGTCACGGTGATGAACCCGGAGAAGGAGGAGCACGACGAGGTCTACAAGGAGACCGCCAAGCTCCTCGACTGGGGTTTCCAGGCGTCCGGCAAGGTCGACCCGGTGGGCGAGCTGGTGCCGCCGAAGAGCGCGGACACGGGCTCCCAGCCGGGCGCGAACGCCTCCGGTGAGGCCGGGGGTTCGGGCGACGGAGAGGCGGGCTCGGCGAAGCCGGTGGCGGCCTCGGCCGAGACGAGTGGTTCCGGTGGCGTCGGGATCGCCCTGGCGATCACCGGCGGCGTCCTCGTGCTCCTCGCCGCCGGTGTCTTCGTGATCAACCGCCGCTGGCCGCTGCCCGAGTTGATGCGTCGCCGCCGCTGA
- a CDS encoding sensor histidine kinase, whose product MILRHRPGHGIHSLRGKLTLANVALLALGIVMATAVSLMGMRYYLLDQVDSELLRMRDSLGSTQLTARQIDSLSALAFVRDGKVPEAQGPPSADSLFALVDSKGRPLTLRGLVPTANQRALADAVDDPRALTGDSDPLDVTVEGVPFRVVGVALPDGAVVLIAGSTDALHRGMAKALKLDLAFGVLLLGLLAVLTMLSVSRRLRPLEDMVETSSAIAEGDLARRVPSSHHPTQEVEQLRLALNSMLHQVESAYRTRERSTAQLRRFVADASHELRTPLAAIRGYLQLYDKGMLSEPGERKRAWDRMTGEADRMGRLVDELLTLARLDQRPELRFKNVDLSRLVRDAAEDLRAQQPGRPVTVSAEGALLVRGDESGLRQILGNLVTNVRTHTPAGTPVALDLERADGVVRLHVADEGPGLAEEDAVRIFDRFFRAGGGAGSGLGMAIVQGVTTAHGGDVTVRTAPGEGLTVTVTLPAQACAP is encoded by the coding sequence ATGATCCTCCGGCACCGCCCCGGCCATGGCATCCACTCGCTGCGCGGCAAACTGACGCTGGCCAACGTGGCGCTGCTGGCGCTCGGCATCGTCATGGCGACGGCGGTGAGCCTCATGGGCATGCGGTACTACCTGCTCGACCAGGTCGACTCGGAGCTGCTCCGGATGCGGGACTCGCTGGGGAGTACGCAGCTGACCGCGCGGCAGATCGACTCGTTGAGCGCGCTGGCCTTCGTCCGCGACGGGAAGGTGCCGGAGGCGCAGGGCCCGCCGAGCGCGGACTCCCTGTTCGCCCTGGTCGACTCGAAGGGACGCCCCCTCACGCTCCGCGGTCTCGTGCCGACGGCGAACCAGCGTGCCCTCGCGGACGCCGTGGACGATCCCCGGGCCCTCACCGGCGACTCGGACCCGCTCGACGTGACCGTGGAGGGTGTCCCCTTCAGGGTCGTCGGTGTCGCGCTGCCCGACGGCGCCGTCGTCCTGATCGCCGGCTCGACCGACGCGCTGCACCGGGGCATGGCCAAGGCGCTCAAACTGGATCTGGCCTTCGGGGTACTGCTGTTGGGGCTGCTCGCCGTGCTGACGATGCTCAGTGTGAGCCGGCGGCTGCGGCCCCTGGAGGACATGGTGGAGACCTCGTCGGCGATCGCCGAGGGAGACCTGGCCCGCCGGGTGCCCTCCAGCCACCACCCCACCCAGGAGGTCGAACAGCTGCGGCTCGCCCTCAACTCGATGCTCCACCAGGTCGAGTCGGCGTACCGCACCCGCGAGCGGAGCACCGCCCAGCTGCGCCGCTTCGTCGCGGACGCCTCGCACGAGCTGCGTACGCCGCTGGCGGCGATCCGCGGCTACCTCCAGCTGTACGACAAGGGCATGCTGTCCGAGCCCGGCGAACGCAAGCGCGCCTGGGACCGGATGACCGGGGAGGCGGACCGCATGGGCCGTCTGGTCGACGAGCTGCTCACCCTGGCCCGCCTCGACCAGCGGCCCGAACTGCGGTTCAAGAACGTGGACCTGAGCCGCCTGGTGCGCGACGCGGCCGAGGATCTGCGGGCCCAGCAGCCCGGCCGTCCGGTGACGGTGAGCGCCGAGGGAGCCCTCCTCGTCCGCGGGGACGAGTCGGGTCTGCGGCAGATCCTGGGCAACCTCGTGACGAACGTCCGCACGCACACCCCCGCCGGTACCCCGGTCGCCCTGGATCTGGAGAGGGCCGACGGAGTCGTACGGCTTCATGTCGCCGACGAGGGCCCGGGGCTGGCGGAGGAGGACGCCGTGCGCATCTTCGACCGCTTCTTCCGGGCGGGCGGCGGCGCGGGCAGTGGCCTGGGGATGGCCATCGTCCAGGGCGTGACCACGGCCCACGGCGGGGACGTGACGGTGCGGACGGCGCCGGGCGAGGGCCTGACGGTCACGGTGACGCTGCCGGCGCAGGCCTGCGCTCCCTGA
- a CDS encoding MMPL family transporter, producing MARWCYRHRLVVLLLWVGAFLGLGFAGSAAGTNYADTFSLPNTDSTRAYDLMAKAFPERSGDTDTVVWKVDEGTARDASVRSRIEPALEKIGRMEGVGEVSSPYAAQGAAQFSENGRIAYAQITFTEQANGVPKALVEDVVETAQDAERAGLQVELGGQAITRTQEPPTGIAEMVGIVAAAVVLFLAFGSLFAMLLPLVVAIAALGTGLMATSLLSHVTDVPEVAPLLGSLIGLGVGIDYALFIVTRHRRGILRGMKPEESAITALNTSGRAVLFAGGTVCIALAGMLVMNMRFLDGVVVATSLTVVLSVLAAVTLLPALLGLLGMRVLSRRQRHRLAAAGPESHEASGLAARWSMYVQRRPRSIAAGALVVMLILALPVLSIRLGATDQGNHQDSTTTRQAYDLLAEGFGPGFNGPLQVVVDGGDADGLVAAIRKTEGVAQVATAPPAEGITVIQVVPTTSPQSQKTDQLIDRLRDDVIPASGAEAHVGGVTAVFKDFAAVTGDRLPYFVAAIISLGFLLLMVAFRSLVVPLTAALMNLIAAAASFGVLVAIFQWGWGTELLGIGKEGPITAFLPVIMLSLLFGLSMDYQVFLVSRMHEEWVHTKDNARAVRVGLAETSRVINCAALIMICVFSAFVLSGDMEGAMAGIGLAAAVALDAFILRTALVPAAMHLLGNSNWWLPAGLEKRLPHLAVEPREEELSEVHARVPDSDGGSTVIHGFVRTPDGAPVEGAALTLLSKGGRQLDRVTSLADGSYIVSVPSAGSYLLAVTAAEHPSRARHVMVGTEPLVYDVELAQDELDAVN from the coding sequence TTGGCACGGTGGTGCTATCGGCACCGGCTGGTGGTCCTGTTGCTGTGGGTGGGGGCATTTCTGGGGCTCGGCTTCGCGGGCTCCGCCGCGGGCACGAACTACGCGGACACCTTCTCCCTTCCGAACACGGACTCCACGCGCGCGTACGACCTGATGGCCAAGGCCTTCCCGGAGAGGTCGGGCGACACCGACACGGTGGTGTGGAAGGTCGACGAGGGAACGGCCCGCGACGCGTCCGTACGCTCCCGGATCGAGCCCGCCCTCGAGAAGATCGGGCGGATGGAGGGCGTCGGCGAGGTCAGCAGCCCGTACGCCGCCCAGGGCGCCGCGCAGTTCAGCGAGAACGGGCGGATCGCCTACGCCCAGATCACCTTCACCGAGCAGGCCAACGGCGTGCCGAAGGCGCTCGTGGAGGACGTCGTCGAGACGGCTCAGGACGCCGAACGCGCCGGGCTCCAGGTCGAACTGGGCGGCCAGGCGATCACCCGGACCCAGGAACCGCCCACCGGCATCGCCGAGATGGTCGGCATCGTGGCCGCGGCGGTCGTCCTCTTCCTCGCCTTCGGCTCGCTGTTCGCGATGCTGCTGCCGCTCGTCGTCGCGATCGCGGCCCTCGGCACGGGCCTGATGGCGACCTCCCTTCTCAGCCATGTCACCGACGTACCCGAAGTGGCGCCGCTGCTCGGCTCGTTGATCGGCCTCGGCGTCGGCATCGACTACGCCCTGTTCATCGTGACGCGGCACCGCCGGGGCATCCTGCGCGGCATGAAGCCCGAGGAGTCCGCGATCACGGCCCTCAACACCTCCGGCCGGGCGGTGCTGTTCGCCGGTGGCACCGTGTGCATCGCGCTCGCCGGGATGCTGGTGATGAACATGCGCTTCCTGGACGGCGTCGTCGTCGCGACCTCGCTGACGGTCGTACTGAGCGTGCTCGCCGCGGTCACCCTGCTGCCCGCGCTCCTCGGGCTGCTCGGCATGCGCGTGCTCAGCCGCAGGCAGCGCCACCGGCTGGCCGCCGCGGGCCCGGAGTCGCATGAGGCGAGCGGACTCGCCGCGCGCTGGTCCATGTACGTGCAGCGGCGCCCGCGGTCCATCGCCGCCGGGGCGCTGGTCGTGATGCTGATCCTGGCGCTGCCCGTCCTGTCGATCCGGCTCGGCGCCACCGACCAGGGCAACCACCAGGACTCCACGACCACACGGCAGGCGTACGACCTGCTGGCCGAGGGCTTCGGGCCGGGCTTCAACGGCCCGCTCCAGGTCGTCGTGGACGGCGGGGACGCGGACGGGCTCGTCGCGGCCATCCGCAAGACCGAGGGCGTCGCCCAGGTGGCCACCGCGCCGCCCGCCGAGGGCATCACGGTGATCCAAGTCGTGCCCACCACGTCACCGCAGTCGCAGAAGACGGACCAGCTGATCGACCGGCTCCGCGACGACGTGATCCCGGCCTCCGGGGCCGAGGCCCACGTGGGCGGGGTGACCGCCGTCTTCAAGGACTTCGCGGCCGTCACGGGGGACCGGCTGCCGTACTTCGTCGCGGCGATCATCTCGCTCGGCTTCCTGCTGCTGATGGTGGCCTTCCGCTCGCTGGTGGTGCCCCTGACGGCGGCCCTGATGAACCTGATCGCGGCCGCCGCGTCCTTCGGGGTGCTCGTCGCGATCTTCCAGTGGGGCTGGGGCACGGAACTCCTCGGCATCGGCAAGGAGGGGCCGATCACGGCGTTCCTGCCGGTCATCATGCTCTCGCTCCTCTTCGGCCTCTCGATGGACTACCAGGTGTTCCTGGTGAGCCGGATGCACGAGGAGTGGGTGCACACGAAGGACAACGCGCGAGCGGTCCGCGTCGGCCTCGCGGAGACCAGCAGGGTCATCAACTGCGCGGCCCTGATCATGATCTGCGTGTTCTCCGCCTTCGTGCTCAGCGGTGACATGGAGGGCGCGATGGCGGGCATCGGGCTCGCCGCGGCGGTGGCGCTGGACGCGTTCATCCTGCGTACGGCCCTGGTGCCGGCCGCGATGCACCTTCTGGGCAACTCCAACTGGTGGCTCCCGGCCGGTCTGGAGAAGCGCCTGCCGCATCTGGCGGTGGAGCCCCGGGAGGAGGAGCTCTCCGAGGTCCACGCGCGCGTGCCCGACAGCGACGGCGGTTCCACCGTGATCCACGGCTTCGTCCGCACCCCGGACGGCGCGCCCGTGGAGGGCGCCGCGCTGACCCTGCTCTCCAAGGGCGGCCGTCAGCTCGACCGGGTGACGTCGCTGGCCGACGGCTCGTACATCGTCTCGGTGCCGTCCGCGGGCTCGTACCTGCTGGCCGTGACGGCCGCCGAACACCCGTCCCGGGCCCGCCACGTGATGGTCGGCACGGAACCGCTGGTGTACGACGTGGAGCTGGCGCAGGACGAGCTGGACGCGGTGAACTGA
- a CDS encoding SCO4848 family membrane protein — translation MKLSRPVSWFLLAFGVWSWVIWITFVKNLWKDGSGLAFDDAGDPTGYFWLHLTLAVVSFVLGTVVGGIGLRGVRALRHTSSS, via the coding sequence ATGAAGCTCAGCCGTCCCGTTTCCTGGTTCCTGCTCGCCTTCGGAGTGTGGAGCTGGGTCATCTGGATCACTTTCGTCAAGAACCTGTGGAAGGACGGCAGCGGGCTCGCTTTCGACGACGCGGGCGACCCGACCGGGTACTTCTGGCTGCATCTGACGCTCGCTGTCGTCTCCTTTGTCTTGGGGACGGTTGTCGGGGGCATCGGGTTGCGCGGTGTCCGGGCCCTGCGCCACACGTCATCGTCATAA
- a CDS encoding YihY/virulence factor BrkB family protein gives MDWLKKLPGVGPLVARLMTTHAWRSYERLDRVKWTRLAAAMTFISFVALFPLITVAAAIAAATLDEKGVKTLEDKIAEQIPGIAEQLDIGALVDNAGTVGLIAGALLLFTGIGWVGSMRECLRAVWELPDEEENPFLHKLKDAGVLVGLGGAALVTIAASTLASTAVGWTTRQLGIDEGGWGGVLLRVAAFAVAVLAAFLLLLYLLTLLPGVQPERRRLIVAALIGAAGFELLKLLLSGYIQGVAAKSMYGAFGVPVALLLWINFTSKLLLFCAAWTATPHEDTSPPDGTDETDGAGGADGSAGVSGGDASTRAAASGG, from the coding sequence ATGGACTGGCTGAAAAAGCTCCCCGGTGTGGGCCCGTTGGTCGCACGGCTGATGACCACGCACGCCTGGCGCTCGTACGAACGACTGGACCGGGTGAAGTGGACGCGGCTCGCCGCTGCGATGACCTTCATCAGCTTCGTCGCGCTCTTCCCGCTGATCACCGTGGCCGCCGCGATCGCCGCCGCGACCCTCGACGAGAAGGGGGTGAAGACGCTTGAGGACAAGATCGCCGAGCAGATCCCCGGCATCGCCGAACAGCTCGACATCGGCGCCCTCGTCGACAACGCCGGCACGGTCGGACTGATCGCGGGCGCCCTGCTGCTGTTCACCGGCATCGGCTGGGTCGGCTCGATGCGCGAGTGCCTGCGTGCGGTATGGGAGCTGCCCGACGAGGAGGAGAACCCCTTCCTGCACAAACTCAAGGACGCCGGCGTACTCGTCGGCCTCGGCGGCGCCGCACTCGTCACGATCGCCGCCTCCACCCTCGCGTCGACCGCCGTGGGCTGGACCACCCGGCAGCTCGGCATCGACGAGGGCGGCTGGGGCGGGGTGCTGCTGAGGGTGGCAGCGTTCGCCGTGGCCGTCCTCGCCGCCTTCCTGCTGCTCCTGTACCTCCTGACGCTGCTCCCCGGCGTCCAGCCGGAGCGGCGACGGCTGATCGTCGCCGCGCTGATCGGCGCGGCCGGGTTCGAACTGCTGAAACTGCTGCTCAGCGGCTATATCCAGGGAGTCGCGGCGAAGAGCATGTACGGGGCGTTCGGTGTGCCCGTCGCGCTGCTGCTGTGGATCAACTTCACGTCCAAGCTGCTGCTCTTCTGTGCCGCCTGGACCGCGACACCGCACGAGGACACGTCCCCACCGGACGGGACGGACGAGACGGACGGGGCCGGCGGGGCGGACGGCTCAGCGGGGGTCAGCGGCGGCGACGCATCAACTCGGGCAGCGGCCAGCGGCGGTTGA